A stretch of Oncorhynchus gorbuscha isolate QuinsamMale2020 ecotype Even-year unplaced genomic scaffold, OgorEven_v1.0 Un_scaffold_4517, whole genome shotgun sequence DNA encodes these proteins:
- the LOC124028614 gene encoding LOW QUALITY PROTEIN: mannose-binding protein-like (The sequence of the model RefSeq protein was modified relative to this genomic sequence to represent the inferred CDS: inserted 2 bases in 2 codons), with protein RCEFSHVLAFVKYEKFTFVSPFNVRLTALIPGFSSAINYDFTRRVDKKYFVSHKRPGSFADAVRFCTKRGLVLALPKNREENTALTQVFEGALKNAWLNVDNRKEGKFQVDLQGHPSPFPKWADGXPKVPDGDXGCTMLTESGAWQVTYDCSFNAYIVCEI; from the exons GAGGTGTGAATTTAGTCATGTGTTGGCatttgtgaaatatgaaaagtTTACTTTTGTTTCCCCTTTTAATGTTAGACTGACTGCATTAATACCTGGTTTCTCTTCAGCCATAAACTATGACTTCACCAGAAGAGTTGACAAGAAGTACTTTGTGTCACACAAGAGACCGGGTTCCTTTGCCGATGCTGTTCGGTTCTGTACCAAGAGGGGCTTGGTGTTGGCTTTGCCCAAGAACCGGGAGGAAAACACTGCTCTCACTCAGGTCTTTGAAGGGGCTTTGAAGAATGCATGGCTCAATGTGGACAACAGGAAAGAGGGGAAGTTTCAGGTAGATCTGCAAGGCCATCCCTCACCTTTTCCAAAATGGGCAGATG AACCAAAAGTGCCTGATGGGG AGGGCTGTACAATGTTGACAGAGTCAGGTGCATGGCAGGTGACATATGATTGCTCCTTCAATGCCTATATCGTGTGTGAGATATAG